One window from the genome of Lysobacter helvus encodes:
- the prmA gene encoding 50S ribosomal protein L11 methyltransferase has translation MPYLELTLRCREADQPRYENALEDVGALAVTLLDADVDTPNEHAILEPGVGETPLWGEIALSALFAHETDALVLLAALESFDPGLDWTQAHFRNVEDQDWERAWMDQYVPLSFGARTWIVPWNRDLPDGADVHDAAIVRLDPGLAFGSGTHPTTSLCLQWLDALAEAGELQGRAVLDFGCGSGILALAALKLGAQRAVGVDNDPQALLATHDNAERNGVGERLSVFLPADEPVSQYPIVVANILASALDALADTLAARVAPGGRIALSGILAGQEDALLDRYGTWFDALAVQQEGDWIRIDGVRSA, from the coding sequence ATGCCTTACCTCGAACTCACGCTGCGCTGCCGCGAAGCGGACCAGCCGCGCTACGAAAATGCGCTCGAAGACGTCGGCGCGCTCGCCGTCACGTTGCTCGATGCGGACGTGGACACGCCCAACGAACACGCGATCCTCGAACCCGGCGTCGGCGAAACGCCGTTGTGGGGCGAGATCGCGTTGTCGGCGTTGTTCGCGCACGAAACCGACGCGCTGGTGCTGCTGGCCGCGCTCGAATCCTTCGACCCCGGCCTGGACTGGACGCAGGCGCACTTCCGCAACGTCGAAGACCAGGATTGGGAACGCGCGTGGATGGACCAGTACGTGCCGCTCTCGTTCGGCGCGCGCACGTGGATCGTGCCTTGGAATCGCGACCTGCCCGACGGCGCGGACGTGCACGATGCCGCGATCGTGCGGCTCGATCCCGGCCTGGCCTTCGGTTCCGGCACGCATCCGACCACGTCGTTGTGCCTGCAATGGCTCGATGCGCTCGCCGAAGCCGGTGAACTGCAGGGGCGCGCGGTGCTCGATTTCGGGTGCGGCTCCGGGATCCTCGCGCTCGCCGCGCTGAAGCTCGGTGCGCAGCGCGCGGTGGGCGTGGACAACGATCCGCAGGCGCTGCTGGCCACGCACGACAACGCGGAGCGCAACGGCGTAGGGGAGCGGCTGTCCGTGTTCCTGCCGGCGGACGAACCCGTCTCGCAATACCCGATCGTCGTCGCCAACATCCTCGCGTCCGCGCTCGATGCGCTGGCCGACACGCTGGCCGCGCGCGTCGCGCCCGGCGGCCGGATCGCGCTGTCGGGCATCCTCGCGGGGCAGGAAGACGCGCTGCTGGATCGCTACGGCACATGGTTCGACGCCCTGGCCGTGCAGCAGGAAGGTGACTGGATTCGCATCGACGGCGTGCGCAGCGCCTGA
- the accC gene encoding acetyl-CoA carboxylase biotin carboxylase subunit, whose amino-acid sequence MLDKVVIANRGEIALRILRACHALGIRTVAVHSTVDRNLKHVAMADESVCIGPAPSTDSYLNMASIIAAAEVTDAQAIHPGYGFLSENADFAERVEQSGFIFIGPKADTIRLMGDKVEAIRAMKAAGVPCVPGSGGPLGDDAATNVKIAREIGYPVIVKAAGGGGGRGMRVVHTEAHLHNAIQTTKTEAKAAFSNDMVYMEKFLENPRHVEIQVLADGQGNAIHLGERDCSMQRRHQKVVEEAPAPGITPEQRAEIGKVCVEACIRIGYRGAGTFEFLYENGRFYFIEMNTRIQVEHPVTEMVTGIDLVREQLMIAAGHKLSLKQSDIVLEGHAIECRINAEDPDTFMPCPGLIQHFHAPGGPGVRVDSHIYESYRVPANYDSMIGKLIVHGPDRATAIARMRVALSEMVVDGIKTNIPLQQRILADGGFQQGGQNIHYLEKRLAERKEKSLSIV is encoded by the coding sequence ATGCTCGATAAAGTCGTCATCGCCAATCGCGGGGAAATCGCGCTGCGCATCCTGCGCGCGTGCCACGCGCTCGGCATCCGCACGGTCGCGGTGCATTCCACCGTCGACCGCAACCTCAAGCACGTCGCCATGGCCGACGAATCGGTGTGCATCGGCCCCGCGCCGTCCACCGACAGTTACTTGAACATGGCCTCGATCATCGCCGCGGCCGAAGTCACCGACGCGCAGGCGATCCACCCGGGCTACGGCTTCCTCAGCGAGAACGCGGACTTCGCCGAACGCGTGGAGCAATCCGGCTTCATCTTCATCGGCCCGAAGGCCGACACGATCCGCCTGATGGGCGACAAGGTCGAAGCGATCCGCGCGATGAAGGCCGCCGGCGTGCCGTGCGTGCCCGGCAGCGGTGGACCGCTCGGCGACGACGCGGCCACCAACGTCAAGATCGCGCGCGAGATCGGCTATCCGGTGATCGTGAAGGCCGCCGGTGGCGGCGGCGGTCGCGGCATGCGCGTGGTGCACACCGAAGCGCACCTGCATAACGCCATCCAGACCACGAAGACCGAGGCGAAGGCCGCGTTCTCCAACGACATGGTCTACATGGAGAAATTCCTGGAGAACCCGCGCCACGTGGAGATCCAGGTGCTGGCCGACGGCCAGGGCAACGCGATCCACCTCGGCGAGCGCGATTGCTCCATGCAGCGCCGCCACCAGAAGGTCGTGGAAGAAGCGCCGGCCCCGGGCATCACGCCGGAGCAGCGCGCGGAGATCGGCAAGGTGTGCGTCGAAGCGTGCATCCGCATCGGCTATCGCGGCGCGGGCACGTTCGAGTTCCTGTACGAAAACGGGCGGTTCTATTTCATCGAAATGAACACCCGCATCCAGGTGGAGCATCCGGTCACCGAGATGGTCACCGGCATCGACCTGGTGCGCGAGCAGTTGATGATCGCCGCCGGCCACAAGCTGTCGCTCAAGCAGAGCGACATCGTGCTGGAAGGCCATGCGATCGAGTGCCGCATCAACGCGGAAGACCCGGACACGTTCATGCCCTGCCCCGGCCTGATCCAGCATTTCCATGCACCGGGCGGCCCGGGCGTGCGCGTGGACAGCCACATCTACGAGAGCTATCGCGTCCCCGCCAACTACGACTCGATGATCGGCAAGTTGATCGTGCACGGCCCCGATCGCGCGACCGCGATCGCGCGCATGCGCGTGGCGCTGAGCGAAATGGTCGTGGACGGCATCAAGACGAACATCCCGTTGCAGCAGCGGATCCTCGCCGACGGCGGGTTCCAGCAGGGTGGGCAGAACATCCACTACCTGGAAAAGCGGCTCGCCGAACGCAAAGAGAAGTCGCTCTCGATCGTGTAA
- the accB gene encoding acetyl-CoA carboxylase biotin carboxyl carrier protein, which yields MDLRKIKKLIDLLEESNLAEIEIKEGEESVRLARVPRGAMQVQQMAPMQVEQRPSPVMPMAGPTDAASGGQPKPMSDLPEGHIVRAPMVGTFYASPSPDKPAFVSVGQAVKAGETLGIIEAMKMFNPIEADVSGTVLKVLCESGQPIEFDEPLFVIG from the coding sequence ATGGACCTGCGCAAAATCAAGAAGCTGATCGATCTGCTGGAAGAGTCGAACCTCGCCGAGATCGAAATCAAGGAAGGCGAGGAATCCGTTCGCCTGGCCCGCGTGCCGCGCGGCGCGATGCAGGTCCAGCAGATGGCCCCGATGCAGGTCGAACAACGCCCGTCGCCGGTCATGCCCATGGCGGGCCCGACCGACGCCGCCAGCGGCGGCCAGCCCAAGCCGATGTCCGACCTGCCGGAAGGCCACATCGTCCGCGCACCGATGGTCGGGACGTTCTATGCCTCGCCCTCGCCGGACAAGCCGGCGTTCGTCAGCGTCGGCCAGGCGGTGAAGGCCGGCGAGACGCTGGGCATCATCGAGGCGATGAAGATGTTCAATCCGATCGAAGCCGACGTGTCCGGCACCGTGCTCAAGGTGCTGTGCGAGAGCGGCCAGCCGATCGAATTCGACGAACCCTTGTTCGTGATCGGCTGA
- the aroQ gene encoding type II 3-dehydroquinate dehydratase, which translates to MAKLLVLHGPNLNLLGTREPEVYGRTTLAEIDAELGRRAREAGHDLTSLQSNAEAALIDRVQAARTDGTDFLLVNPAGFTHTSVALRDALAAVALPFIEVHLSNPHAREPFRRTSYFSDLAVGVVAGFGAASYSLALDAALQRLGA; encoded by the coding sequence ATGGCGAAGCTGCTGGTCCTGCATGGCCCGAACCTCAACCTGCTCGGTACGCGCGAGCCGGAGGTCTATGGCCGCACGACCCTCGCCGAGATCGACGCCGAACTCGGGCGCCGCGCCCGCGAGGCCGGCCACGACCTGACCTCCCTGCAATCCAACGCCGAAGCCGCGCTGATCGACCGCGTGCAGGCCGCGCGCACCGATGGCACCGACTTCCTCCTGGTGAACCCCGCGGGCTTCACCCACACCTCGGTCGCGCTGCGCGATGCGCTGGCCGCGGTCGCGTTGCCCTTCATCGAAGTGCACCTGTCCAACCCGCATGCGCGGGAACCGTTCCGCCGCACCAGTTATTTCAGCGACCTCGCCGTCGGCGTGGTCGCGGGCTTCGGCGCCGCGAGCTATTCGCTCGCGCTCGACGCCGCCCTCCAGCGCCTCGGCGCCTGA
- a CDS encoding TlpA family protein disulfide reductase, translating into MGSGTKVVLVALVAGALGVVAALLTTGPGPLLRTELGQRVLGEAMDASAPPVPAGVAVARRGEKLPAITLPDLAGQRIELPEKYAGRPVLINLWASWCGPCVTEMPALQAFATEQGANGVQVVGIALDDVEAVRAFVAKTGVDYPILIETPGPADAGVRLGNPKGVLPYSILVSADGRLLKQRIGPFEHGEIAGWARD; encoded by the coding sequence ATGGGATCGGGCACGAAAGTGGTGCTGGTTGCGTTGGTGGCTGGTGCGCTCGGGGTCGTTGCGGCCCTGCTGACGACGGGCCCCGGCCCGCTGCTGCGGACCGAACTGGGCCAGCGCGTGCTGGGCGAAGCGATGGACGCCAGCGCGCCCCCGGTGCCGGCCGGCGTAGCGGTGGCGCGCCGCGGGGAGAAACTCCCGGCGATCACGTTGCCGGACCTGGCGGGCCAGCGCATCGAACTTCCCGAGAAGTACGCCGGCCGCCCCGTCCTCATCAACCTCTGGGCCAGCTGGTGCGGGCCCTGCGTCACCGAGATGCCCGCGCTGCAGGCCTTCGCCACCGAACAGGGTGCCAACGGCGTGCAAGTCGTCGGCATCGCTCTGGATGACGTCGAGGCCGTGCGCGCCTTCGTGGCGAAAACGGGCGTGGACTATCCAATCCTGATCGAAACCCCCGGCCCGGCCGATGCGGGCGTCCGCCTGGGCAATCCGAAGGGCGTGCTGCCCTATTCGATCCTGGTCTCCGCCGACGGGCGGCTGCTGAAACAACGCATCGGCCCGTTCGAACACGGGGAAATCGCAGGCTGGGCAAGGGATTAG
- the dsbD gene encoding protein-disulfide reductase DsbD, which yields MTQYLRNALLALCALALSGVARDARAIDEKDLLPVDQAFALSVDAPARDRIELTWKIAPGYYLYRQRIGVQGIDGGTLAMPKGHPKHDEFFGDVEIYRDALIATYGGTIAPEAQGVELKVKYQGCADAGICYPPQVRTIKVALPSASVEPLLGARAPASSALFGDAGGAQVDAAPLPPEQAFKVEAIADGGNALLLRFTPARGYYLYRDKTTLKLDGQGLSLGAPRWPQGTQHRDEHFGDVVVYFDQVEVPVAVQRTHVNAVDGTLRVSFQGCQTGGICYPVMTRSIQVSLPAGTVSGATAATPADNLAADQRLARDLGGKQRAWTLLLFFAYGLGLAFTPCVLPMVPILSGLIAGRGERIGATRAFSLSLVYVLASAVVFTIAGVLAGLLGAAANLQAWMQNAWVLGAFAALFVILSLSMFGLYELQLPAGLRARLGAVSDRQRGGSWVGVAAMGALSALIVGPCVAPPLMGAVLYIAQARDPVLGGAALFLLALGMGAPLIAFGMAAGRGMPTSGPWMIAVQRVFGFVFLGLAIWMLSRVLPGAATLALWGLLALGAAAWVFSQGTTSRARLAARFAALVLGVVGAAELLGAFAGGHDPLQPLAGVTGARSEAIAFKRIKSVEDLDREIAAARSANKPVMLDFYADWCVSCKEMEKYVFTRPDVHAALSDYVLLQADVTANDATDQALMQRFGIIGPPMSLFFKDGQERRGLRLTGFEDAAKFVQRAHRGAE from the coding sequence ATGACGCAATACCTTCGAAACGCATTGCTCGCGTTGTGCGCCCTGGCGTTGTCGGGCGTGGCGCGCGATGCGCGGGCGATCGATGAAAAGGACCTGCTGCCCGTCGACCAGGCCTTCGCGCTGTCGGTGGACGCGCCCGCGCGCGACCGCATCGAGCTGACGTGGAAGATTGCGCCCGGCTATTACCTGTATCGCCAGCGCATCGGCGTGCAGGGCATCGATGGCGGAACGCTCGCGATGCCGAAGGGGCATCCGAAGCACGACGAGTTCTTCGGCGACGTGGAGATCTACCGCGATGCGCTGATCGCGACGTATGGCGGCACGATCGCGCCGGAGGCGCAAGGCGTCGAGCTGAAGGTGAAGTACCAGGGCTGCGCGGACGCGGGCATCTGCTATCCACCGCAGGTGCGCACGATCAAGGTCGCATTGCCTTCGGCGTCGGTCGAACCGTTGCTCGGCGCGCGCGCGCCGGCCTCCTCCGCGTTGTTCGGCGATGCGGGCGGCGCGCAGGTCGATGCCGCACCGCTTCCGCCCGAGCAGGCGTTCAAGGTGGAAGCGATCGCCGACGGCGGCAACGCGCTGCTGCTGCGCTTCACGCCGGCGCGCGGGTATTACCTCTATCGCGACAAGACCACGCTGAAGCTCGATGGCCAGGGCCTGTCGCTCGGCGCGCCGCGCTGGCCGCAGGGCACGCAGCATCGCGACGAACATTTCGGCGACGTGGTCGTGTACTTCGACCAGGTGGAAGTGCCGGTGGCCGTGCAGCGCACGCACGTGAATGCCGTGGACGGCACGTTGCGCGTGTCGTTCCAGGGCTGCCAGACCGGAGGCATCTGCTATCCGGTGATGACGCGTTCGATCCAGGTGTCGCTGCCCGCTGGCACCGTGTCGGGTGCGACCGCTGCAACGCCTGCCGACAACCTCGCCGCCGACCAGCGCCTCGCGCGCGACCTGGGCGGCAAGCAGCGCGCGTGGACGTTGCTGCTGTTCTTCGCCTACGGGCTCGGCCTCGCGTTCACGCCCTGCGTGTTGCCGATGGTGCCGATCCTGTCGGGCCTCATCGCCGGCCGCGGCGAACGCATCGGTGCGACGCGCGCGTTCTCGCTGTCGCTGGTGTACGTACTTGCGAGCGCGGTGGTGTTCACGATTGCCGGCGTGCTCGCGGGATTGCTCGGCGCGGCGGCCAACCTGCAGGCGTGGATGCAGAACGCGTGGGTGCTCGGCGCCTTCGCGGCCTTGTTCGTGATCCTGTCGTTGTCGATGTTCGGTTTGTACGAACTGCAATTGCCCGCGGGATTGCGCGCGCGCCTGGGCGCGGTGAGCGATCGCCAGCGCGGTGGCTCGTGGGTGGGGGTGGCGGCGATGGGCGCGTTGTCGGCGCTGATCGTCGGGCCGTGCGTCGCGCCGCCGTTGATGGGCGCAGTGCTCTACATCGCGCAGGCGCGCGATCCGGTGCTCGGTGGCGCGGCATTGTTCCTGCTGGCGCTGGGCATGGGCGCGCCGTTGATCGCGTTCGGCATGGCCGCGGGCCGCGGGATGCCGACGAGCGGGCCGTGGATGATCGCGGTGCAACGCGTGTTCGGTTTCGTGTTCCTCGGGCTTGCGATCTGGATGCTGTCGCGCGTGTTGCCGGGGGCGGCGACGCTCGCGTTGTGGGGATTGCTGGCGCTCGGGGCGGCGGCGTGGGTGTTTTCGCAGGGCACGACATCGCGTGCACGGCTGGCGGCGCGCTTCGCGGCGCTCGTGCTCGGCGTCGTCGGTGCGGCGGAATTGCTTGGTGCATTCGCCGGCGGACACGATCCGCTGCAACCCCTTGCCGGCGTCACGGGCGCGCGGTCGGAAGCGATCGCGTTCAAGCGCATCAAGTCGGTCGAGGACCTGGATCGCGAGATCGCCGCCGCGCGCAGCGCGAACAAGCCGGTGATGCTCGACTTCTATGCGGACTGGTGCGTGAGCTGCAAGGAGATGGAGAAGTACGTCTTCACCCGGCCGGACGTGCATGCCGCGCTGTCCGATTACGTGTTGCTGCAGGCCGACGTCACCGCCAACGACGCGACCGACCAGGCGCTGATGCAGCGCTTCGGGATCATCGGCCCGCCGATGTCGCTGTTCTTCAAGGACGGGCAGGAACGTCGCGGCCTGCGCCTGACGGGCTTCGAAGACGCGGCAAAGTTCGTGCAACGCGCGCATCGCGGAGCGGAGTGA
- the cutA gene encoding divalent-cation tolerance protein CutA, whose translation MTALLCLSTCPDADTAQRIADALVGERLAACVNVLPGLRSTYRWQGRVERADEVLLLVKTTRERLPDLQARLVALHPYELPELIAVEAAGLPAYLQWIAGEVQ comes from the coding sequence GTGACCGCCCTGCTCTGCCTCAGCACCTGCCCCGATGCCGACACCGCGCAACGCATCGCCGATGCGCTGGTGGGCGAACGCCTGGCCGCCTGCGTCAACGTGTTGCCGGGGTTGCGTTCGACATATCGCTGGCAAGGCCGGGTCGAGCGCGCCGATGAAGTGCTGCTGCTGGTCAAGACCACGCGCGAACGATTGCCGGACCTGCAGGCCCGGCTAGTGGCGCTGCATCCCTACGAACTGCCCGAGCTGATCGCGGTCGAAGCCGCCGGCCTGCCGGCCTACCTCCAGTGGATCGCCGGGGAAGTGCAATGA
- a CDS encoding helix-turn-helix transcriptional regulator: protein MSQTQLAQAVGVQRSAVSHWEAPQGKNPSVKHLREIAMVTGVQFEWLATGRGQMAPSRDTVLDSVSAVDALLVDDSLEQRLLMAFREAPVRARLALVELMEELASQRTGRPRTRSLMTSDAYYETLD from the coding sequence ATGTCCCAGACGCAGCTTGCGCAGGCCGTGGGCGTGCAACGCAGCGCGGTGAGCCATTGGGAAGCGCCGCAAGGCAAGAACCCGAGCGTCAAGCACCTGCGCGAAATCGCGATGGTGACCGGCGTGCAGTTCGAATGGCTCGCCACCGGACGCGGGCAGATGGCGCCATCGCGGGACACGGTGCTGGATTCGGTGTCGGCGGTGGACGCGCTGCTGGTCGACGATTCGCTCGAGCAGCGATTACTCATGGCCTTCCGCGAAGCGCCAGTGCGCGCGCGCCTCGCCCTGGTCGAGCTGATGGAAGAACTGGCGAGCCAGCGCACCGGCCGCCCGCGTACGCGTTCGCTGATGACCAGCGACGCGTATTACGAAACGCTGGACTGA
- the groES gene encoding co-chaperone GroES yields MNIKPLYDRVVIKRMEEEKISAGGIVIPDSATEKPIKGEVVAVGDGKVLDNGSVRAPKVKAGDKVLFGKYSGTEVKLDGTEYLVVKEDDILAVLG; encoded by the coding sequence ATGAACATCAAGCCGCTCTACGACCGCGTTGTCATCAAGCGCATGGAAGAAGAAAAAATCTCCGCCGGCGGCATCGTCATCCCCGACTCCGCCACCGAAAAGCCGATCAAGGGCGAAGTCGTCGCCGTCGGCGACGGCAAGGTCCTCGACAACGGCTCCGTCCGCGCGCCGAAGGTCAAGGCCGGCGACAAGGTCCTGTTCGGCAAGTACAGCGGCACGGAAGTGAAGCTGGATGGCACCGAGTACCTGGTCGTGAAGGAAGACGACATCCTCGCCGTCCTCGGCTGA
- the groL gene encoding chaperonin GroEL (60 kDa chaperone family; promotes refolding of misfolded polypeptides especially under stressful conditions; forms two stacked rings of heptamers to form a barrel-shaped 14mer; ends can be capped by GroES; misfolded proteins enter the barrel where they are refolded when GroES binds), whose protein sequence is MAAKEIRFGEDARAKMVRGVNVLANAVKATLGPKGRNVVLEKSYGAPTITKDGVSVAKEIELADKFENMGAQMVKEVASKTSDNAGDGTTTATVLAQALIREGMKAVAAGMNPMDLKRGIDKAVVAAVAELKNISKPTADDKAIAQVGTISANSDESIGNIIADAMKKVGKEGVITVEEGSGLENELDVVEGMQFDRGYLSPYFINNQQSMSAELDDPFILLHDKKISNVRDLLPVLEGVAKAGKPLLIVAEEVEGEALATLVVNTIRGIVKVCAVKAPGFGDRRKAMLEDMATLTGGTVISEEVGLSLEKATIKDLGRAKKIQVTKENTTIIDGAGETSAIESRIKQIKAQIEETSSDYDREKLQERVAKLAGGVAVIKVGASTEIEMKEKKARVEDALHATRAAVEEGVVPGGGVALIRALASVGKITGANEDQNHGIQIALRAMESPLREIVTNAGEEPSVVLNKVKEGSGNFGYNAQTGEYGDMVAMGILDPTKVTRTALQNAASIAGLMITTEAMVAELPKKDEPAMPGGGMGGMGGMDF, encoded by the coding sequence ATGGCTGCCAAGGAAATTCGTTTCGGTGAGGACGCGCGCGCCAAGATGGTGCGCGGCGTCAACGTGCTCGCCAATGCCGTCAAGGCCACCCTGGGCCCGAAGGGCCGCAACGTCGTGCTCGAGAAGAGCTACGGCGCCCCCACGATCACCAAGGACGGCGTGTCCGTCGCCAAGGAGATCGAGCTCGCCGACAAGTTCGAGAACATGGGCGCGCAGATGGTGAAGGAAGTCGCGTCCAAGACCTCCGACAACGCCGGTGACGGCACCACCACCGCCACCGTGCTCGCGCAGGCGCTGATCCGCGAAGGCATGAAGGCGGTCGCCGCCGGCATGAACCCCATGGACCTCAAGCGCGGCATCGACAAGGCCGTCGTGGCCGCCGTCGCCGAGCTGAAGAACATCAGCAAGCCCACGGCCGACGACAAGGCGATCGCGCAGGTCGGCACGATCTCCGCCAACTCCGACGAGTCGATCGGCAACATCATCGCCGACGCGATGAAGAAGGTCGGCAAGGAAGGCGTGATCACGGTTGAAGAAGGCTCGGGCCTGGAGAACGAGCTCGACGTCGTCGAAGGCATGCAGTTCGACCGCGGCTACCTCTCGCCGTACTTCATCAACAACCAGCAGTCGATGTCGGCCGAGCTGGATGATCCCTTCATCCTGCTGCACGACAAGAAGATCTCGAACGTCCGCGACCTGCTGCCCGTCCTCGAAGGCGTGGCCAAGGCCGGCAAGCCGTTGCTGATCGTCGCCGAGGAAGTCGAAGGCGAAGCGCTGGCCACCCTGGTGGTCAACACGATCCGCGGCATCGTCAAGGTCTGCGCCGTCAAGGCGCCGGGCTTCGGCGACCGTCGCAAGGCGATGCTGGAAGACATGGCCACCCTGACCGGCGGCACCGTGATCTCCGAAGAAGTCGGCCTCTCGCTCGAGAAGGCGACCATCAAGGACCTCGGCCGCGCGAAGAAGATCCAGGTCACCAAGGAAAACACCACGATCATCGACGGCGCCGGCGAGACCTCCGCCATCGAAAGCCGCATCAAGCAGATCAAGGCGCAGATCGAAGAGACCTCTTCGGACTACGACCGCGAGAAGCTGCAGGAGCGCGTCGCCAAGCTGGCCGGCGGCGTTGCGGTGATCAAGGTCGGTGCCTCGACCGAAATCGAAATGAAGGAAAAGAAGGCCCGCGTCGAAGACGCCCTGCACGCCACGCGCGCGGCGGTGGAAGAAGGCGTGGTCCCGGGCGGCGGCGTTGCGCTGATCCGTGCGCTGGCTTCGGTCGGCAAGATCACCGGTGCCAACGAAGACCAGAACCACGGCATCCAGATCGCCCTGCGCGCGATGGAATCGCCGCTGCGCGAGATCGTCACCAACGCCGGCGAAGAGCCGTCGGTCGTGCTCAACAAGGTCAAGGAAGGCTCGGGTAACTTCGGTTACAACGCGCAGACCGGCGAGTACGGCGACATGGTCGCGATGGGCATCCTGGACCCGACCAAGGTCACGCGCACCGCGCTGCAGAACGCCGCGTCGATCGCCGGCCTGATGATCACGACCGAAGCGATGGTCGCCGAGCTGCCGAAGAAGGACGAACCGGCGATGCCGGGCGGCGGCATGGGCGGCATGGGCGGCATGGATTTCTAA
- a CDS encoding TIGR03118 family protein, translating to MSLLFRHRRRAACAVGLALVLAAAAPSALAVDGYYKVRNLVSDGTIPAAHVDPNLVNGWGVAFNPFGFVWVSAADGMVSTLYDGDGVVQSLVVAIPSPTMTTGGNPTGIVFNGSNAFVVTQGALSGPARFLFATEQGVIAAWSPAVDVTHAIRMINHSADGTNYKGLALSGDGLTQLIYATDFFHARVDVFDSNFKPVTLATGAFKDPGIPKGYAPFGIQAINGDIYVTYAKQDATMSDEVRCAGCGFVSVFKPNGKFARRIATRGALNAPWGLALAPAAFGTFHNALLVGNFGDGKINAYGASSGTLLGNLRHRDGSSIYVDGLWGMQFGNGLSDQPVDTLFFASGPNDEEHGLYGRIDFTHAP from the coding sequence ATGTCCCTGCTCTTCCGACATCGCCGGCGCGCCGCATGCGCCGTCGGCCTCGCCCTGGTGCTTGCAGCGGCCGCGCCTTCCGCGCTGGCCGTGGATGGTTACTACAAGGTCCGCAACCTCGTGTCCGACGGCACCATCCCCGCCGCGCACGTCGATCCCAACCTGGTGAACGGGTGGGGGGTTGCGTTCAATCCGTTCGGCTTCGTGTGGGTGTCCGCCGCCGACGGGATGGTGTCCACGCTGTACGACGGCGACGGGGTCGTGCAGTCGCTCGTCGTCGCGATTCCTTCGCCCACGATGACGACCGGCGGCAATCCCACCGGCATCGTGTTCAACGGTTCGAATGCGTTCGTGGTGACGCAGGGGGCATTGAGCGGGCCCGCGCGCTTCCTGTTCGCCACCGAACAGGGCGTGATCGCCGCCTGGTCGCCCGCGGTGGATGTCACGCATGCGATCCGCATGATCAACCACTCGGCCGACGGCACGAACTACAAGGGCCTGGCGTTGAGCGGCGACGGCCTGACGCAGTTGATCTACGCCACCGACTTCTTCCACGCGCGCGTGGATGTGTTCGACAGCAACTTCAAACCGGTGACGCTGGCCACCGGCGCGTTCAAGGATCCGGGCATCCCGAAGGGCTATGCGCCGTTCGGCATCCAGGCGATCAACGGCGACATCTACGTCACCTATGCCAAGCAGGACGCGACGATGTCCGACGAAGTGCGCTGCGCCGGGTGCGGCTTCGTGAGCGTGTTCAAGCCGAACGGGAAGTTCGCGCGACGCATCGCCACGCGCGGTGCGCTCAATGCGCCGTGGGGCCTCGCGCTCGCGCCGGCGGCGTTCGGGACGTTCCACAACGCGCTGCTCGTCGGGAATTTCGGCGACGGGAAGATCAATGCGTACGGGGCGTCGTCGGGCACGTTGCTGGGCAACCTGCGGCATCGCGACGGTTCGTCGATCTACGTCGACGGGTTGTGGGGCATGCAGTTCGGCAACGGGCTGAGCGACCAGCCGGTGGATACGTTGTTCTTTGCGTCGGGGCCGAACGACGAGGAGCACGGGTTGTATGGGCGCATCGACTTTACGCATGCGCCTTGA
- a CDS encoding RNA polymerase sigma factor, translating into MPRPVPEGETHRIAMDDVDLLGLVAMEDMHAFEALYRAYAPRLRRFLRGVLRQHALVDEVLDDTMLVAWRKAHTFDASSQVSTWLFAIAYRQAMKAVRRSDMPLPDPRDEPRAPSDTEPDGTMQRHQLRARLDATIAQLTPEHRAVIELTYFHGHGCKEIAEIVGCPVATVKTRMFYARRRMKTLLGDAGAEAL; encoded by the coding sequence ATGCCGCGTCCCGTGCCCGAAGGCGAAACCCACCGCATCGCGATGGACGATGTCGACCTGCTCGGCCTCGTGGCGATGGAGGACATGCACGCGTTCGAAGCGCTCTATCGCGCCTACGCGCCGCGCCTGCGCCGCTTCCTGCGCGGCGTGCTGCGCCAGCACGCGCTGGTGGACGAAGTGCTCGACGACACGATGCTGGTCGCATGGCGCAAGGCGCACACGTTCGACGCGAGTTCGCAGGTGTCGACGTGGCTGTTCGCGATCGCGTACCGCCAGGCGATGAAGGCCGTGCGGCGCAGCGACATGCCGCTGCCCGATCCGCGCGACGAACCACGCGCGCCGAGCGACACCGAACCCGACGGCACGATGCAACGCCACCAGTTGCGCGCGCGCCTGGACGCGACGATCGCGCAACTCACGCCGGAACATCGCGCGGTGATCGAGCTGACCTACTTCCACGGGCATGGCTGCAAGGAGATCGCCGAGATCGTCGGGTGCCCCGTGGCCACGGTGAAGACGCGCATGTTCTACGCGCGCCGCCGCATGAAGACCTTGCTCGGCGATGCCGGGGCGGAGGCACTGTGA